One Echinicola strongylocentroti DNA window includes the following coding sequences:
- a CDS encoding polysaccharide pyruvyl transferase family protein → MKVGIITILNVNNYGAELQAYALLAKIRSWGHDVEIINYLFYKHPRHKRTSKSRPFVQLSFQQKLKERLYPIVADIKAIPYWKAKVARDQKFSRFHDRHNRLSREFRSMDELYSFEGFDYDVFVVGSDQVWNPNSGSNIEPYFLTFAPKETRKISYASSFGVDSIPTGYHETYRQLIDGFDELAVREEAGTQLIREMANKEVDWVLDPTFLLDRTDWSQIAVSPEIGRQYVLIYALTDAEYITSLAYKIAKERQLAIVRLCKNASREDTDKSIINVIDAGPEEFLGLFLNASFVLTTSFHGVCFSLNFNVPFYSVLKKEKTNNSRQLNLLAFLGLEERVLYVDAPFPDPIREIDYVSVNEKLEKKIQSSINYLNTALKNEQLSEVSK, encoded by the coding sequence ATGAAAGTAGGAATAATCACCATTTTGAACGTCAATAACTATGGGGCAGAACTCCAGGCGTATGCTTTATTGGCGAAGATCAGATCATGGGGGCATGATGTCGAAATCATCAATTATCTTTTCTACAAACATCCCCGCCATAAGAGGACTTCTAAGTCCCGGCCGTTTGTCCAATTAAGCTTCCAACAAAAGCTAAAGGAAAGGCTGTATCCGATAGTTGCCGATATCAAAGCCATTCCCTACTGGAAGGCCAAAGTGGCTCGGGACCAAAAATTCTCCCGATTCCATGACAGGCACAACCGCCTCTCCAGGGAATTTAGGAGTATGGATGAGCTTTATTCCTTCGAAGGCTTTGACTATGATGTGTTTGTGGTGGGCAGTGATCAGGTATGGAATCCCAATTCAGGATCTAATATAGAACCTTATTTCTTGACTTTTGCGCCCAAGGAAACCCGAAAGATCAGTTACGCTTCCAGTTTTGGAGTGGATTCAATTCCCACAGGATATCATGAGACCTACCGTCAGCTTATCGATGGATTTGATGAACTGGCCGTAAGGGAAGAAGCCGGAACACAGCTGATACGGGAAATGGCCAATAAGGAAGTGGACTGGGTACTGGATCCTACCTTTCTTCTCGATAGGACGGATTGGAGCCAAATCGCCGTCTCTCCAGAAATCGGTCGGCAGTACGTGTTGATCTATGCCCTTACGGATGCCGAGTACATCACTTCGTTGGCGTATAAAATTGCCAAGGAGCGTCAGTTGGCTATCGTACGATTATGCAAAAACGCTTCTAGGGAAGATACTGACAAATCGATTATTAACGTGATTGATGCCGGGCCGGAAGAGTTTTTGGGGCTGTTTTTGAATGCCTCATTTGTCCTTACCACTTCGTTCCACGGTGTTTGTTTTTCCTTGAATTTCAATGTCCCTTTTTATTCCGTTCTTAAAAAAGAGAAAACCAATAACAGTAGACAATTGAATCTGCTGGCATTTTTGGGACTGGAAGAGCGAGTACTGTATGTAGATGCTCCTTTTCCTGATCCAATCCGGGAAATTGATTATGTAAGCGTAAACGAGAAGCTTGAAAAGAAAATCCAAAGTTCAATTAATTATTTGAATACTGCTTTAAAAAATGAGCAATTATCAGAAGTATCAAAATAA